In Chloroflexota bacterium, one genomic interval encodes:
- a CDS encoding methionyl-tRNA formyltransferase, with the protein MARVIFMGTPDFAVPALEQLVRGGSEVVAVYAQPDRPSGRGRQIEETPVKRRALQLGLRVCTPKTLRAPEAIDELRSFSPEVLVVAAYGKILPQAVLDAAPKGALNIHPSLLPKYRGPSPLAAAILAGDRETGVTIMLLDAGMDTGPVLAQRRTPIHDDDTTGSLGERLAREGAELLTETLSLWLAGSISPRAQDEREATVTKLVEKEDGRIEWSRLARELWLQTRAYSPWPGSFTTWRGANVKILQARPLDGVYGAPGAIVLLNATGDGERGRQLAICAGSGALVVERLQLEGKRAMTAQEFLAGRPDFPGERLPS; encoded by the coding sequence ATGGCGCGCGTCATTTTCATGGGAACGCCGGATTTCGCAGTGCCTGCGCTCGAGCAGCTCGTTCGAGGAGGCAGCGAAGTCGTTGCCGTCTATGCCCAGCCGGACCGTCCGTCCGGGCGCGGACGGCAAATCGAAGAGACGCCGGTGAAGCGGCGCGCGCTGCAGCTCGGCTTGCGCGTCTGCACGCCGAAGACCCTTCGCGCCCCTGAAGCGATTGACGAGCTGCGGAGCTTTTCCCCCGAGGTGCTTGTGGTCGCCGCGTACGGAAAGATCCTGCCGCAGGCTGTTCTGGACGCCGCGCCCAAAGGGGCGCTCAACATCCACCCATCGCTCCTGCCGAAGTACCGGGGGCCTTCGCCCCTGGCAGCGGCGATCCTTGCGGGGGATCGGGAGACGGGCGTCACCATCATGCTGCTCGATGCCGGGATGGACACGGGCCCGGTTCTCGCGCAGCGGCGAACGCCGATCCATGATGACGACACGACGGGAAGCCTTGGCGAGCGGCTTGCCCGAGAGGGCGCGGAACTGCTAACGGAGACGCTCTCGCTGTGGCTTGCCGGGAGCATTTCTCCCCGGGCGCAGGACGAGCGCGAGGCGACTGTGACGAAGCTCGTGGAGAAGGAAGACGGGCGGATCGAATGGTCGCGCCTGGCGCGGGAGTTGTGGCTGCAGACGCGGGCGTACAGTCCGTGGCCCGGCAGCTTCACCACATGGCGAGGCGCGAATGTGAAGATCCTGCAAGCCCGACCGCTTGATGGCGTGTACGGCGCGCCTGGAGCGATAGTGCTCCTAAATGCTACCGGGGACGGAGAGAGGGGAAGGCAGTTGGCCATCTGCGCGGGAAGCGGAGCGCTGGTCGTGGAGCGACTGCAGCTTGAAGGCAAGCGCGCGATGACGGCGCAGGAGTTCCTGGCGGGGCGGCCCGATTTTCCCGGAGAACGGCTCCCGAGCTAG